The Salmo salar chromosome ssa04, Ssal_v3.1, whole genome shotgun sequence genomic sequence gttgtagttattataggaattataggactatttctctctatacgatttgtatttcatatacctttgactattgtatgttcttataagcactttagtattgccagtgtaacagtatagcttccgtccctctcctcgctcctacctgtgctcgaaccaggaacacatcgacaacagccaccctcgaagcagcgttacccatgtagaacaaggggaacaaccactcccaagtctcagagcgagtgacgtttgaaacgctattagcgcgcacccgctaactagctagccatttcacatgggttacaccagcctaatctcgggggttgataggcttgaagtcataaacagcgcaatgcttgaagaattgcgaagagctgctggcaaatcgCATGAAGGTGCTGTttcaatgaatgcttacgagcctgctgctgcctaccatcgctcagtcagactgctcaatcaaatatcaaatcatagacttaattataacataataactcacagaaatacgagcctttggttattaatatggtcgaatccggaaactatcattttgaaaactaaacgtttattatttcagtgaaatacggaaccgttccgtattttatctaactggtggcatccctaagtctaaatattcctgttacattgcacaaccttcaattacggcctttgttaggaataaatggacttcacacagttcgcaatgagccaggcggcccaaactgctgtatataccctgattGCTTGCACttaacgcaagagaagtgacacaaattcatgttagcaggcaatattaactaaatatgcaggtttaaaaatatatacttgtgtatttattttaaagaaaggcgttgatgtttatggttaggtttggtgcaatgacagtgttaaatcatcacccgtttgtcgaagtaggctgtgatttgatgagaaattaacaggcaccgcatcgactatatgcaacgcaggacacgttagataaactagtaatatcatcaaccatgtgtagttaactagtgattatgttaagtttaatgctagctagcaacttaccttggcttcttgctgccctcgcgtaacaggtagtcagcctgccatgcaggctcctcgtggagtgcaatgtaaggcaggtggttagagcgttggactagtagccggaaggttgcaaaaacgaatccccgaatcccccctgttcaaggcagttaacccccgttcctaggccgtcattgaaaataagaatgtgttcttaatctgacttgcctagttaaataaaggtaaaaaaataattggcaaatcggtggccaaaaatacagattaccgatagttatgaaaacttgaaatcggccctaattaatcggccattccgattaatcggtcgacctctagtctgctCGGAGAATGAAAATATGCAAAATTGACGCAACTGCATAATGAGTGCTAGTCCCATTTTCTCGAACTTCTACTGTCCTGCCCCACCTAATCTCCCTGTGTGATGGCAGTGCCCTGGACCTGACCGAAGGCTGCTTTAAATACCCTCTGGTGGAGCAGTACCTGAAGACCAAGCGTTTCTCCCGCTGGCTGGTGGTGAAGTACCTGGCGTGTCGGCTGTTAACCCTGCTCACCCTGCTGCTGGCCTGCCTCTACCTGGGCTACTACATTCGTCTAGCCTCCATCACCGATGAGTTTGCCTGTGACGTGCGGACAGGGGTGCTGAGGAACAACAGTGCGGTGGCGGTGCAGTGTAAGCTGGTGGCGGTGGGGGTGTTCAGGCTGCTAAGCTACATCAACCTGGGGGTGTACATCCTGCTGGCTCCCCTGCTGGTGTACGCTGCCTTGGGCCCGGCCAGACAGAGCTCCCGCTTCCTCCGGCCCTACGAGATGCTGCCGGCCTTCGGAGCTCTGGACCTGGACACGCCCTTCTACAACGACCTCAGCGTGTACCTGCTCTTCCTGGAGGAGAACCTCAGTGAGCTGAAGTCCTATAAGTGTCTGCAGGTGGGTAACAACACTACTATACATGTTTAGTCATATGATAGGCCGGTGGTCATTCAGCAGTGACCATATGTTGCCCATTTTAGGTTTTTAAGTAATAACTTACAAGCTTTGTGCTCCAACTAATTGAGTCATTGAAACCACAATGGACAACTTTAGGTAGTGTCCACTTGGGAAAATATGCTTGGAATTATGTTATCCCAGAGAGACATTATGTCTGGTATTACATTGAggtatcggcatatctatttatgtgAGGTGTATTGCTACAGGTGCTGGagctgctgagggaaggaggcGGTGAGGCCTTTGACACTATGTGTCTGCTGCAGACTCTGGGCCAGGTGAAGACAGATGTGGTGGATGGTAAAAAATCCACTTCATACAAGGACAGCAAAGACTGCACCAAGCCTGGAGAGGAGGACACAAACTCTTCTGAGCTGAGAGgtgtgtgagtgggtgggtgggtagactAGGTTATTGGTTCACAAATTGATTGGTATTATTATAGATTCCTCTGCCTGTGAGTTTTATAACTTCATGCAGTTCACTCCACCCATCTCCTGACGGTGCCGGAGAGACTATGGGGATCATAAACTGTCTCCCCAAACTCCCAGTGACCTCTACTACTAGGGGGCAGGACACCTGACAGGTCTTCTGCCTGCTCAGGTTTGTCAGACTGGGTCACTCTCTCCAAGTGGACAAGAGTGCGTGGATAGAACCACATCCATCTCATATGTCCTCTGGAAGTAAAGTTTTCTGTTGTGTGTAACACTCTGCGTTGCCTTGTTCTTCTGACCGGGAAAGGTGTCAGTGAGTCACAGACCAGCCCAACTGGatagtctctctctttcaggtaTGGTCAACTTCCTCACACCATAGGCAAGATTGAGATG encodes the following:
- the panx1b gene encoding pannexin-1; the protein is MAIAHVATEYVFSDFLLKDPTESKYKGVRLELAVDKIVTFIAVGLPLLLISLAFAQEVSVGTQISCFAPTNFSWRQAAYVDSFCWAAVQEQQLSVDGVEGAPLWLHKFFPYILLLVAILMYIPALFWRFTAAPHLSSDLNFIMEELDRSYNRAIRLAKSLATSIDTKDVSDDPPSALDLTEGCFKYPLVEQYLKTKRFSRWLVVKYLACRLLTLLTLLLACLYLGYYIRLASITDEFACDVRTGVLRNNSAVAVQCKLVAVGVFRLLSYINLGVYILLAPLLVYAALGPARQSSRFLRPYEMLPAFGALDLDTPFYNDLSVYLLFLEENLSELKSYKCLQVLELLREGGGEAFDTMCLLQTLGQVKTDVVDGKKSTSYKDSKDCTKPGEEDTNSSELRDVSTLWLDDGLKKDNKDKTCCGGKDVRQRVI